In the Harmonia axyridis chromosome 3, icHarAxyr1.1, whole genome shotgun sequence genome, one interval contains:
- the LOC123675442 gene encoding uncharacterized protein LOC123675442: protein MLEIVISADRASVERLRAKNWRIHYLFGQTNLRLKGPNTTAERREAPQASTSGLAPKRPKGKINLQHSKAASSALCWRTSRRHVDIGLIQEPWINGGQVRGLPNKVYQTIYCDKSVSPRALIILRRGLTCLPLTEFLTRDLAAALVEVRTESIKRQLVIASGYFPGDAISPPPEEVQRLIEWCRMEKKQLIMGCDANAHHKVWGSTDINHRGEDLLDFLFSSNIEIVNVGNSPTFMNAIRREVIDLTLATPFIAGMVKNWRVSEEPSMSDHMTIEFNVEATASADVECRIPRKTD, encoded by the exons ATGCTCGAGATTGTCATCTCGGCTGATAGAGCATCGGTCGAGAGACTCAGAGCGAAAAATTGGCGGATACATTACTTATTCGGCCAAACAAATCTTCGCCTTAAGGGACCAAACACAACGGCCGAGAGGAGAGAAGCACCTCAGGCCTCAACCTCTGGTCTGGCGCCGAAAAGGCCCAAAGGGAAG ATAAACCTCCAGCATTCGAAGGCAGCCTCTAGTGCCTTATGCTGGAGAACATCTAGAAGGCATGTTGATATAGGGCTGATACAAGAGCCCTGGATCAATGGAGGCCAAGTAAGAGGCCTACCAAACAAAGTATATCAGACGATATACTGTGATAAGTCAGTAAGTCCAAGAGCCCTAATAATACTCAGAAGGGGACTAACCTGTCTTCCACTTACAGAGTTCCTGACAAGGGATCTTGCTGCGGCATTGGTTGAAGTGCGAACTGAGAGCATCAAGAGGCAGCTGGTTATCGCCTCAGGATATTTTCCAGGAGACGCCATCAGCCCACCACCGGAGGAAGTACAACGCCTCATCGAATGGTGCCGCATGGAGAAGAAACAACTGATTATGGGCTGCGATGCGAACGCACACCACAAAGTATGGGGCAGCACAGATATAAATCATAGAGGTGAGGATttgcttgattttctattttctagTAACATAGAGATAGTGAATGTGGGTAATAGTCCAACCTTCATGAATGCGATCAGAAGggaagtaattgaccttacactGGCGACACCTTTTATTGCGGGGATGGTCAAGAACTGGAGGGTCTCAGAAGAACCATCCATGTCAGACCATATGACAATAGAATTCAACGTTGAAGCAACTGCTTCAGCTGATGTTGAGTGCAGGATACCCAGGAAGACAGACTGA